TTGCTTCAGGATAAGGTTATAGTTAGTTAACCACTGGTCTGTAGGGTATATAAGTAGATACTAATGATTCCCCAACATATTGGGTTAccaaagaagggggggggggtaatataaaaaatgaaaagagtaTAGGtaccttttaaatatatgtacatatgtgcaTGTACATGATGGTTCAAAAGTATATTTTGGTGTTGTAGCTGAGAACAACTGCAGAAAGATTGATTAGAGAAAAGAGAAAGGTTTATTACAAAAGATTGACCTGGTCTAAATGGAttatttacttttgtatattAGAATAATATGGAAGGGAGCATACCTTATAAGTATGTCTTCGTCTGCAGTATGTAGTAGGCTTGATTAGGTAGGTTAGGatcataaaaaattacaataacaatTTATATCAAGATCAAGAAATTAATAAGGGTAAAGTCCTTTTGATATTGACAACTTACTGTGTAACATCTGGTAGAGGCAGGAAACCGCCAGCAGTCAAAAACAACCGAACATTGCTGGAAATTTCCCCTTATATAACATTGCGATATAATAAGAGCTCAAACCCCTTCTTTCCTTATTTACTACAGAGCTTATTATTAGTATCGCCTTTCAATAAACAATGGACATTTTAGGTCAAGACTGGGACAATTTTATGTCCCAAATACAAAACAACTATCAATCTCCAAAATATGATGAACAAAGAAGTAATTCCCCTTAttagaaaagtcagaaaaatattttaaagaaaatcagtCCATCATTGGCATATTGTGTTTTTTGATAAATACATTATAGAGAAATGCAATCCACCAGGTCTTAGGATCCATATCTTTCCTAATGGTAAACACCCGGAAACCATTAAACAGAATGGGAATTAGCTTTGACCAATTGCTCAGAGAATCTAATTCATATTCTGATTGACTACTATAGAAAGGAACTAAATACTTTAAACCAAGAAATGGaagaaatccattaaaaaaacGAACACATTATCAATACTACCGCCTTCAAAGATAAATACACATCCTTGAAATCCCACCTAGagaaattcaatacaaatatttacaccAAAAAAAGAATCCAAATTTCAGAAAGACAAATGGATTTTCACCAAACACAAAGTCTATATGTGGGACCCCTCAAGTCAGAAACGGCAAACCAACCCCTCTCCACCAACATCCACGAATTTCAATATGGGTGACCAACAGCCAAACATGGGTGGCCAGCGGTCTTTTTTAgacctgcacccccccccccccccactcctaTCACTGACCCAAATGATAGGCCCAATCGACATTAAGCTACAGGAGTTTAACCTGGGAGACAGAAACTAGAAATTATAAACCTGTCATCCTAAAGATTATGAAAAGATGAGGAAGACCTCTTAAAACTTGAGCTGTCCTTTTGCCCCCTGCAGAATTAGACAACTTTGAATTAGGGAATGATCTTCACCTATTTACTAGGAATCTGTCACTAAAACTCATCTTTGATAAGTCCTACTCACAGGACTAATTCATACCCCCAGCAGGGTTTGAACATTTCAGTGCCCAAGACTTCAGAAATTTCAAAACCCTATACCAACTGCTTGAGGAAAACAGAAAGACTCAGGTAATGGATGAGACAATCCCCACAACAGATCAAAATTCAGACCATACACCCtctataataaataatgacaatgAACAAGTTTATTTTGAAGGGATGATGCTCTTCTATTAGTGATAGTCAGGACttcattaatatatttacaaataattttatctCAAGTAAGTATGTGCCAATACTTGCTTAGGATTGACTGTAATTGCATTGATTGTTTAGTATTTAAGTCTAGTTTATAAGGCAGTTAATTAACATTGTAAAGGTTGTGAACCTTGCTGAACAGTAATAAAATCTCTGCATATACTTGCCTTAGGCATACAGAGGTTAGTGAGTGTAAACATAGGACacagcatgtgcagaaaaaaaaaatttgaaatgaacatgtatacttgaatataaactgatctgagtAAAGCCCATGGCATTAGCCGTGAAGAACCACCCTGACATCACGACATAGAGGTAGGAGGTCACCACCACAAGTTGTGCCTCTTTGCAGATGTTTTGATGTGTCTTTCCAACCCTCTGGTGTCCCTTCTCTACCACCTCCAAAAATTTTCAAGCCTACAAAAAAATAGCGACAAGTGTAAGTCGCTTAACATTTCCCCATCACCTGAAACCGTGTCAGCAATTCAGGCGTCCTTTCTCTTTAAGTGGGGGGAGTGCCGCCTGCAGTACCTGGgtgtatgtgatatatatatatatatatatatatatatatatatatatatatatatatctagccCTCCTATGACACTCTGTATTCTACCAGCATCCCAGAACTGGTGAAAGACCTACCCACACTACTGGAATCTTGGAAGAGATACCAAATCTCATAGCTAGGAAGCATCATCTCAATAAAATGATGTGGCTACCCAAGTTCTATACCCCATGCAGGCGCTACCAGTCAAAATTCCCTCACACACTCTTCAATCCCTACAGCAAACAATGCTGTCTTTTATCTAGGGTTAGCAGAGGCCACGCTTCCCAAAGCAGACTCTTTTTCCAGCCATGGAAACAGAGGGGTCTATCTGTGCCTCACCTTGGCTCGCATTGTAATGCTGCTCAGGTAGCTCTACCGACCCCTTACTATGTATCTGAAAGACCCCCTCTATGGGTCTCCCTGGAGGCAAGTGTTACAACCCCAGTGTCTGTGGAGGCCCTACTATGGATCCCCCTTCTAAGCCGAAACATATACCCTATGTTTGGCAAGGTGACCATGGCCCTGTAACAGGTGGAGTGGGAGCAGATATGGAACACACTGGCGCACTACAGCATTAATGCTTCTGCTGTAGAAGCTAATTACAAACTGTAAATATGATGGTACATGGTTCAAATGCACCTTGCAAAGATTATACCCACCCaatccaaacacatttttcagagGCTGCATGGCAGTGGGTACACTATACCACATTTGGTGGGAATGTCCCAAAATGAGAAGGTACTGGACACACATCCACCAAATAGTGTACACCCTAGTGGGAGGCTCTTTTCCCAAACATCCAGTGGAAGCCCTCCTCATTCCTAAGTTATCTGTCAGCAGCAACACACTTCATGCTACTGACTTTCCTGTTCACGTCCCCTAAAATGGTACTAGCGAAGGCCTGGTGGTCATCCACCTCCACAATGGCACATGTTCAATTGGTTCCTCACCAGTGAGAAAATTTGGACTATACTCATGGCCAAGTTCCAGCGAGTTTGGACCCCCTGGATTGACTACTATATGCCCATGGGATAGCACCTTTGGTTCATCACATTATGACCTCCCCACACCTAGCCCCATCTTGAACCTTCAGAATTGCATTGCTGGATGGCTGAAGACCTGTTCCCTCTCCTTTTCTCCCCCCTTGTCTATCTTCTCCTAATTTTTGTCCTTTCATGATACCCCTGAGGAGTTTTCAGGGTCTCTAAATTTTGTAACCATTGAATTTATAACTCAGGTAGCGGAGTTTACTCCCCCACTGCTCAGGTCAGGTGTAAGACAGCCGCTCCTAAAAGGGGGTGATCCCCTAGAACTCGTATACTACCAGTAAAGGCGGGTCAGAAAAGGCTGCCTAGAGCCTACCTCTCGACCAGATGTAGTCACCAATGGACTTGGACATTTCACGAATATATAGCCCCTTCAGATTCAAAGCACAAAAAGTTGTTGGAGTTTTGTACAAACAAgttgcattgtaatatatgttttatgctCCTTTTTCTTATCCTTTATTGTTGcttcttatttttacttttcctattgaattgtttatttttctttgtaatacctaataaaaaatgtattgcaactTAACTGATCCTAAGGAAAAATACTTTGATTCTATTATAAACCTAGGTCTCATTTAAAATAGTAATCCATAGAAGAGCTAGTAAAATGAatgagtgtaatttttttaaacaaaaaataaaataaataatttgtgggCTCAGCCTGTTTTGTAAGTGTTGTGTACTttgagtttgtattttttttttaccagttttcagTTTAGATCCTCTTAAAAcaacactttattaaataaaataaaaataaatatttgggaaaGGAAACTGGTCAGCTCCTTCAATTTAGAAGTAAGAGCTCTCAGCCTGCAGTAGAATATGCTGACTGTATTTACTTCCTAATTacgcaggggaaaaaaaagtcacgTGGTCTCTGGATGGTTTGTTTGCATGATACAAGTTCCTCCTTGGCCCGCCCTATCCAGTAGCCTAGTATGGCAGTTTGAGCTCTTGCTCTTATAACTGTTTATATAGCGGATATTAACCGGTAGAACAAGCCAGGTGTTTACAAGGCGAACTTACCTTGGGGGTGATTTACTGATCACGTGTGTATTTTGCCTGGGAGAGACGATTCCTCGCGTTATTTGAGCGAGGACAGTGCGGCCGCCATTTTGTTGCTTCACACAGTGTGAGTGATCGTAGCAGTAGTGTCGCCTCATTCCTTGTCTCGTGCTATACTCACCGGCGGTCGCCATGAAGGACACCGTGAAGATCTTTATCGGTAACGTTGACGACCGCACTACGGAGGAGGAGGTGCACGACTTGTTCGAGAAGTACGGCCCGGTGGTAGGCTGCGCCGTCATGAAGCAATATGCCTTCGTCCACATGCGGGGCGCCGACCGAGCCAAGAAGGCCATCGAAGACCTGAACGGGTGGGAGCTGCACGGGAAGAGGATGGTGGTGGAGTTATCCAAGCCCAGGCCTCAGAACACCTGGAAGATATTCGTGGGCAATGTCAACGCTGCCTGCGATGCTTCCGAACTTCGCGTCATGTTTGAGGCCTACGGAAAGGTGGTGGAGTGTGATGTGGTGAAAGGTAATAAAGGCGGCGAGGGGAATACTAGGTCGGCTTCGTGCTGGGTGAATGGAAAATGGCGGCCTTTGTGACCCGCCCCATCAGCCGGGAAATGGCATGTTAGGAATGGGACCGGCTCTTTTTATACCTCAGTATGCCCTCACTATATTTCCCATATTTGCTCATTCAGACTTCTGAAAGGCATTCgtgttctttttcttcttttatttctcaTGTTTGCATTTACACATAGATTTGTGTTTCACCCTATTTTGTTAGATATTACTGAacataatatacttatttttggAAGTGGAGACTTCCAATACTGCCCAGTTGGTATACCACATGTCACATATAAATCTGCCCCATGCCGGTGATGTCATTACCTCACCACAGTGATCACAGCTGATTTTGGAGGTCTTTTATAATGGGGCCAAATCCTCCAAATGCTTCATCCTTACTAAAATGGCCCCCAAATAAAACCCTACAGACTTGTCAAATCAAAATGTAGTCAGCAGCTGAAAtctgtctgcctttttttaaagGCCATCTAAACCCCAGaacaataatatattgcagcttctcAGCCCTAAGATGTAATGGCTCCTAATGCTTTTCCTTGCAttgtcattttccaaaaatgaaccCTAACTTAGGGAAGTGGGAATTTGTTTTCTGAATTTCAGTAGTGtgcagttcttctttaaatatgCCCAATACAAGGCAGAAATATGGGAAAACCAGTGGGTTAGGATATTACAAGGAGGACATTGGAAGAATTAAGCCTTTCTAAAGATGGTTAacctagaaaaaaatgcatttttttcattcactttttgGTAAGGTTTTTCAGACGTAGTGCCTAAGagtagttatacatttttttgctgaaaagaaTGACAAATATTTTGACAAGTTGCATActtggtctacatggactgttttcccaacatttaacctgaggcttttaaagcccttgtttgaaatccctgATCTATgggttaataatatttaataatctaTGGGTTAATGGGTTAATTCACACcaaggatgtttccttgaggcacgttcatGACATTtgtcttaaacgttgcttgcaacgtttaaaaaattaaaacgctgggttacaCTGGAAAAAACGCCCAAAAACacaggtaaatgcttccattgatttcaatgggacgttttTCTACGTTTcaagcacttaatatgcaaaatagtaaaaaatgcggcataggcgttttccagcattttaaaggcaaataaaaagctaataaaaatgcatataaacgcaataggaacggttacatgtgtttttaaaaaaacgtccatgtagacccaacCTTAAATTGTGTTAACCTGTTTTGCCAGTCGTTCTGGTTTaatctactttataaatattgcttttatctacatttttaaaaagcatctTCCTGCATCAGTTTTTACTTTTATGCTAAGTCtatatggacttttttttaacacttataaATGCCCATATGATTGTTAGGTTTTTATATAAGCATTTGAAGTCTAAAAATGCAAAGTCTATAAGCATTTGAAGTCTTAAAGCCTTTAAtgcttttattggcatttataaatgtttttttaaatgccttgaATCCCTTACAACACCTGTGAACTATTTGCCAATGCAcctattgattttaaataaagttatagGCGTTTATAGGTATTTATGGGATTTACAagcagttaaacatttttttaaaatgcagcaagaaTTGTTCTCTCCAAATCGTACTCCCCACAAAAACTCTGGAATGGACTGGCCCTTTGGAAATTTCAGACATGGGCGTTTAAGTGCCGGGTCtgcagtccatgtagacttagccttTATTTCAGCGTTTGGTTTTACAAAtcttaaatgcttttaaaaatacatgttcaaTTAAATctttgttaaaataaacacactgaagtttaaataaaatacagaattcgGAAAATACTTTTAGAACTCCAGATATGATAATccgttttgtacattttaatgataTTCATCATATAATTTCATCATTTTAATGtctataacatatttttttttccctccccctGTGTACTACCTTAGACTATGCGTTCGTTCATATGGAAAAAGAAAGTGACGCTAGGGCAGCTATCGAGAATCTGAATGGAAAGGAGGTAAAAGGAAAACGGATTGATGTGCAGATGTCCAATAAAGTGTCAAGACCTGTGAGCACTAATGGTAGTGCTCATGGTAATCGCGCACGTAGGCCTCATGATATTCGTGAAGCCCCACAGAACCGCGCTGAGGCATATAATCGTAGGAGGGCGGCTGAAGCAGCCTATGCATCCTTTGCTCTAAAATCACCGTATGAGCATTATTCAGGTGATAATGCACGTTATGCTTTTGAAAGTAGAATGCGTCCACCTTCTCCACTTTATTATTCACGAGACAGAAGTCCCCTAAGAAGATCACCCACAAGGTCTCCCTATGGTCTTGCACAATCCACTGCTTCACTTGCATCAAAATTTCGTGCTCCAGCATCAGGCTATGGCCCCTTGCCATCTGCCTATGGGGATCAAACCACTTCATCTCTGTCTGCTGCCTACGGTAGTCAGTCGCCGTCTTTATCCGCTGCCTATGGAGCCCGGGCCAGCGCACTTTCATCTGCCTATGGCAATCAAGGTGGATATGACAACCAGCCCTCTGCTTACGGGACAGAAACACAACCTTCATATGCCTCCCAAGGTTCTGCAGCTTATAGCACTCAAGGATCATCTCTGTCTGCCAATTATGGGTCCCATCTACCTTCAATGGCGCTATCCTACAGCTCTCAGACCCCATCCAATCCGTATCAATCACATTCTGCCAGTTCCCCATATGCGCCGTCAGCTGCACTGGCTAGTGCTTATCGTCCACAGCAGACTTCTGTCTATGACACCACTCAGATGGCTGGCCTTGGAATGCAGTCTGCTTACTCGTCTATGTCTTCTCCAATAGATGCGCCCATGTACGAGCGCACCCGTCTTTTACCGCCGCTAAGCTCTACTGACAGCTACAAGAAGACGATGGACAGTTATAAAAGGTATGTAGGTTAACTACTGTACAAACCTATAGTACTACAGGTATGCTCGCCTTGCTAAGTCAGTTATTCCATGTAACAGAAAGGCGTAATCATGCTCTGCTATGTCTGTGACTTTAGGTGACAAATCTCCAGGCAGTACCCTACAGTGTAATTCTCCCTGTATTTGGGTTTGCCCCATTTAACATCCATTAAAAAGTCCTGGCATCAGTTTTATGGCAAAGTTTTAAGTAGTTGATCCTTatgttgtttctttaaatatttactatatttgcATGGGTTGCCTAATAGTccaattatttattgttaaatttattgtaAAGCAACTTATCCTCAATGACTTACATTTTGCCTaagtatcagaataaaatacaatggTAAGATGAGCTAGTTTGTGCTATGTCTAATTTGAGTGAGACTAGACAGGTTATGGCTCAGGATTTTCCttccacatgaaaaaaaatatattttgatccaAAGTTCTTGGTCgcggaccactgtacacatacttTTTTCCTAACGCACAGATTACTATGTACGCTTTAAGTGCATAAATTGACATGCCCAAAAGGGATTGTTCTCCCTTTTGGGCATGTCAATTTATGCACttaaagcgtagctaaactcagaaatttcactttacataaaagggtagacaacccttttatgtaaagttaaaattctgtttgtttaaaaaaaaaaaaaaaagggttcagcaacacgcatcccaggaggctcttggctgctcctttttgtgaaaagggaaaaaaattgccaatcgcATGTGCATttggatcggcaattttttttttttttttttacaaaatacgtcacctgatctcgcacctgcattAGGTGATGTAGGAAaaggtgaagatggtggcgccatcCTCtgagacggataccaggacgttgcgggacccgatggaagacgcCTCAGGACCGAtcaactgctctgtgggattaaagatagtgttttttttttcggggggggggggggcactttgagtttacttcctctttaattgtTCCTCTTTTTGAGCCCTACATCACCACAGGATGGGTAACTATTTACTAAATACTTTGCAGGAAAAGCTTTCATCCAGTCTTTTAGTTTAGGGACAACTCTTACATGGGCTTGGGAAAATGAGCATTTGCTTTAGAAATTCTCCTAGGATGCTGAATTCCAAACCAAATTAGCGCAAATGATAGGTTTATCATAAGTCACTTATAAGAAAGTATTACAAAGGAATGCAGGCCATTTTTCCTGTAGTTATAAACTTTTTTACCTATCCTTTTGATTTGATAAATTTACAAGTGATGTGAGCTGGCTAGGGTCATCTATTGAAGTGGAGGAGATAGGGGGTGCTTGTCAGATATTAAGAATTCTAGCTAAGCATCCCTCCATTGAATCTGTTTTGCGTGCCATGTGTGCATTTTTGCAAAGTGTCCTGTAGAATATTGGGGCCTTGTGTTTTGTTAAACATTGAACCATGACCCACTCACTGACTGATAGCTGGCCAGAATGCTATGATGCCccaatgacacacacacactcgCACACTCTTAACCAGGATTGGATGTAGATATTTCTACTGTGATGCTTGTTTTGGTTTAATTGCATTTCTTCCCTCACTGATCTTTGCCTCCCAGTCAGCCGTCTTTGCTTTCATTTTAGTCTTGGCCTCCATATATCTGTCCCTGTGTTGTTATATACT
The genomic region above belongs to Pyxicephalus adspersus chromosome 9, UCB_Pads_2.0, whole genome shotgun sequence and contains:
- the LOC140338721 gene encoding uncharacterized protein isoform X2, which codes for MKDTVKIFIGNVDDRTTEEEVHDLFEKYGPVVGCAVMKQYAFVHMRGADRAKKAIEDLNGWELHGKRMVVELSKPRPQNTWKIFVGNVNAACDASELRVMFEAYGKVVECDVVKDYAFVHMEKESDARAAIENLNGKEVKGKRIDVQMSNKVSRPVSTNGSAHGNRARRPHDIREAPQNRAEAYNRRRAAEAAYASFALKSPYEHYSGDNARYAFESRMRPPSPLYYSRDRSPLRRSPTRSPYGLAQSTASLASKFRAPASGYGPLPSAYGDQTTSSLSAAYGSQSPSLSAAYGARASALSSAYGNQGGYDNQPSAYGTETQPSYASQGSAAYSTQGSSLSANYGSHLPSMALSYSSQTPSNPYQSHSASSPYAPSAALASAYRPQQTSVYDTTQMAGLGMQSAYSSMSSPIDAPMYERTRLLPPLSSTDSYKKTMDSYKRLATDRRYSELADYRRLTQELKDPFRRSPPKSQMDFRRMTESQSDYSSYAYSDLMRGSSLSGYPRRM
- the LOC140338721 gene encoding RNA-binding protein 14-like isoform X4, yielding MKDTVKIFIGNVDDRTTEEEVHDLFEKYGPVVGCAVMKQYAFVHMRGADRAKKAIEDLNGWELHGKRMVVELSKPRPQNTWKIFVGNVNAACDASELRVMFEAYGKVVECDVVKAGLLLTAVIQN
- the LOC140338721 gene encoding uncharacterized protein isoform X1, producing the protein MKDTVKIFIGNVDDRTTEEEVHDLFEKYGPVVGCAVMKQYAFVHMRGADRAKKAIEDLNGWELHGKRMVVELSKPRPQNTWKIFVGNVNAACDASELRVMFEAYGKVVECDVVKDYAFVHMEKESDARAAIENLNGKEVKGKRIDVQMSNKVSRPVSTNGSAHGNRARRPHDIREAPQNRAEAYNRRRAAEAAYASFALKSPYEHYSGDNARYAFESRMRPPSPLYYSRDRSPLRRSPTRSPYGLAQSTASLASKFRAPASGYGPLPSAYGDQTTSSLSAAYGSQSPSLSAAYGARASALSSAYGNQGGYDNQPSAYGTETQPSYASQGSAAYSTQGSSLSANYGSHLPSMALSYSSQTPSNPYQSHSASSPYAPSAALASAYRPQQTSVYDTTQMAGLGMQSAYSSMSSPIDAPMYERTRLLPPLSSTDSYKKTMDSYKSRLATDRRYSELADYRRLTQELKDPFRRSPPKSQMDFRRMTESQSDYSSYAYSDLMRGSSLSGYPRRM
- the LOC140338721 gene encoding RNA-binding protein 14-like isoform X5, producing the protein MKDTVKIFIGNVDDRTTEEEVHDLFEKYGPVVGCAVMKQYAFVHMRGADRAKKAIEDLNGWELHGKRMVVELSKPRPQNTWKIFVGNVNAACDASELRVMFEAYGKVVECDVVKGLLLTAVIQN